One part of the Candidatus Neomarinimicrobiota bacterium genome encodes these proteins:
- the rpmG gene encoding 50S ribosomal protein L33 codes for MAGKSKRDLLILECPECRRRNYTTSKNRQLHPDRVTYKKYCPWCRNHTPHKETR; via the coding sequence TTGGCGGGAAAGAGCAAGAGAGATCTTCTTATTCTTGAGTGTCCGGAATGTCGCCGGCGAAACTACACAACATCAAAGAATCGCCAGCTCCATCCGGATAGAGTGACGTACAAGAAATATTGTCCCTGGTGCAGAAACCACACACCCCACAAGGAAACAAGATAG
- the rplK gene encoding 50S ribosomal protein L11, translated as MAKKELTKIKLQIQGGQANPAPPVGPALGQHGVNIMDFCKAFNEKTKDNMGTVIPVVITVFENRSFTFITKTPPASVLLKQAAGVEKGSGEPNREKVGKVTEEDLVRIARTKMSDLNAYSVESAVEMIRGTARSMGIEVQ; from the coding sequence ATGGCGAAAAAAGAGCTGACGAAAATCAAGTTACAGATTCAGGGAGGACAGGCAAATCCTGCCCCTCCTGTTGGGCCTGCTCTTGGGCAGCATGGCGTCAACATTATGGATTTCTGCAAGGCTTTCAATGAAAAAACGAAGGATAATATGGGCACGGTCATACCCGTTGTGATCACGGTGTTTGAAAACCGGTCGTTTACTTTCATCACCAAAACGCCTCCCGCCTCCGTGCTGCTGAAACAGGCGGCCGGCGTGGAAAAGGGGTCGGGGGAACCGAACCGCGAAAAGGTGGGAAAGGTAACGGAAGAAGACCTGGTGCGCATCGCCAGGACTAAGATGTCTGATTTGAACGCCTACTCAGTGGAATCGGCTGTTGAGATGATTCGTGGTACCGCGAGGAGCATGGGGATAGAAGTTCAGTAG
- the rplA gene encoding 50S ribosomal protein L1, whose product MKRGKKYRSALEKIDRLREYSVSDAMSLLKDVAGAQFDETVQVAVNLGVDPRHADQNVRVTAALPHGTGKEVRVLVLATGPRAKGAEDAGTDFVGGEEFIQKLESGWDEVDVIVAEPSMMPKLGKLGRILGPKGLMPNPKSGTVTDDVASAVKEIKGGRIELRVDRFGIIHAPIGKVSFEADHLSENLKWVISTLMDVRPSSVKGAYLRKVTVSSSMGPGVKIDKSTLV is encoded by the coding sequence ATGAAACGCGGGAAAAAATATCGATCCGCTCTGGAAAAAATTGACAGGCTAAGAGAGTACTCTGTTTCGGACGCTATGTCACTGCTGAAAGATGTAGCGGGAGCCCAATTTGATGAAACGGTTCAGGTGGCAGTCAATCTAGGTGTGGACCCTCGCCATGCGGATCAGAATGTCCGTGTGACCGCCGCCCTCCCCCACGGGACCGGGAAAGAGGTCAGAGTGCTCGTTTTGGCAACGGGTCCCCGGGCCAAAGGTGCGGAAGACGCCGGAACCGATTTCGTGGGCGGCGAGGAATTCATCCAGAAACTGGAAAGCGGCTGGGATGAAGTTGACGTGATTGTGGCAGAGCCATCCATGATGCCAAAGTTGGGCAAACTTGGAAGGATTCTTGGCCCGAAGGGGTTGATGCCCAATCCCAAGAGTGGTACGGTGACCGATGACGTGGCGAGCGCTGTGAAAGAGATCAAGGGCGGTCGGATCGAGCTGAGGGTTGACCGTTTCGGGATAATCCACGCTCCTATCGGGAAGGTTTCCTTCGAGGCGGATCATCTGAGTGAAAACCTGAAATGGGTCATATCGACGTTGATGGATGTGAGACCCAGTTCTGTCAAGGGGGCCTATCTAAGGAAAGTGACCGTCTCTTCCAGTATGGGTCCCGGAGTGAAAATTGACAAATCCACGTTGGTTTGA
- a CDS encoding elongation factor Tu: KELRFAIREGGRTVGAGVVTKVIE; this comes from the coding sequence GAAGGAGTTGAGGTTTGCCATACGTGAAGGTGGTCGCACGGTGGGTGCCGGCGTTGTGACCAAGGTCATTGAGTAA
- the secE gene encoding preprotein translocase subunit SecE, with protein MIRKIGQFFNGVQFEMKKVSWPTWEELRGSTVVVLGLSLFLSMFLFVVDFVLSRILKVIL; from the coding sequence GTGATACGGAAGATAGGACAGTTTTTTAACGGCGTGCAATTTGAAATGAAAAAGGTGTCGTGGCCAACATGGGAGGAGTTGCGCGGTTCGACGGTTGTCGTTCTGGGCCTCTCACTGTTTCTCAGCATGTTTCTGTTTGTCGTGGACTTTGTCCTTTCAAGGATCCTGAAGGTGATTCTGTAG
- the nusG gene encoding transcription termination/antitermination protein NusG, producing MDWFSIRVLSGKEKRIRDALLMDMGEDDNGNQIEEALVPSENVVEMRSGKKVVRNKVFYPGYVLLKMNLNHQTRHFVENIPGIISFVGPKGEPEPLKPEEVKRILGEVETKDGREVLAAKFKVGDAVKVTDGPFIDFSGFVQEVNEEKQKVKVTVSIFGRATPVELDFLQVEHEK from the coding sequence ATGGACTGGTTCAGTATCAGAGTTCTTTCCGGAAAGGAAAAGAGGATTCGTGACGCGCTACTGATGGATATGGGAGAAGACGACAATGGGAATCAGATTGAGGAAGCGCTCGTACCCTCTGAAAACGTTGTGGAGATGAGGAGTGGGAAAAAGGTGGTCAGGAACAAGGTATTCTACCCCGGATACGTCCTCTTAAAGATGAACTTGAATCACCAGACGAGACATTTTGTGGAAAACATCCCGGGGATCATCAGTTTTGTAGGCCCCAAGGGGGAACCGGAACCTCTCAAGCCCGAGGAAGTCAAAAGAATTCTTGGTGAAGTGGAAACCAAGGATGGCCGGGAAGTGCTGGCTGCCAAATTCAAAGTTGGGGACGCTGTGAAAGTAACTGACGGTCCATTTATCGATTTTTCAGGATTTGTTCAAGAAGTCAATGAGGAGAAGCAGAAGGTAAAGGTGACGGTATCGATTTTTGGCCGGGCCACACCGGTAGAACTCGATTTTCTTCAGGTGGAGCACGAGAAATAG